From Methylocystis sp. ATCC 49242, one genomic window encodes:
- a CDS encoding pyruvate kinase: protein MCEDVTIDSESIELRSLLDETAALRESVTREGAALLREWGVDPRTLRPEDAAINLAHYVALRRHDLSALQLRLSAFGLSSLGRSEAKVAAALDALLATLRRLCGETNAHYPSRAEMQAGDDALAAACARIFGADATPRRTRVMATLPSDAATDPGLVARLIEAGMDCARINCAHDDADAWLKMIENIRAAERGRNLPCRIMMDIAGPKLRVEGVRAPEKYRLVPGERLQLLSGFDNGRKGDVAVTLNAPSVIDQLVVGDEVCIDDGKAGGHVVEKSDGRADVEILFARAKGVRLKPGKGVNLPTTELNLSPLTRKDFADLDIVARHADLVGFSFVQRPADIELLQDHLAARRGDAPPQTLVLKIETPLAVRNLPRLMLHSARQHPTAVMVARGDLAVELGFARLSEVQEEILWLCEAAHIPVIWATQVLDQFVKEGVASRPETTDAAMSQRADCVMLNKGPFLVGGVAFLRDVLARMSRHQVKKFSRYAELRAWSRN, encoded by the coding sequence ATGTGTGAAGACGTAACCATCGACAGCGAATCGATCGAATTGCGCAGCCTCCTCGACGAGACTGCGGCGTTGCGCGAGTCGGTGACGCGGGAAGGCGCTGCGCTGCTGCGTGAATGGGGCGTCGACCCCAGGACTCTGCGTCCCGAAGACGCCGCGATCAATCTGGCCCATTATGTCGCGCTGCGCCGACATGATCTCAGTGCCCTGCAATTGCGGCTTTCCGCCTTCGGCCTCTCGTCCCTGGGCCGCAGCGAGGCAAAGGTCGCGGCGGCGCTCGATGCGCTGCTTGCCACTCTGCGCCGTCTATGCGGCGAGACAAACGCCCATTATCCGTCCCGCGCCGAGATGCAGGCGGGGGATGACGCGCTCGCCGCCGCCTGCGCAAGGATCTTCGGAGCCGACGCCACGCCGCGCCGGACGCGCGTGATGGCGACGCTGCCGAGCGACGCCGCGACGGACCCCGGCCTTGTCGCGCGGCTGATCGAGGCTGGCATGGATTGCGCGCGGATCAATTGCGCGCATGACGATGCCGACGCGTGGCTGAAAATGATCGAGAACATTCGCGCAGCGGAGCGCGGCCGCAACCTCCCGTGCCGGATCATGATGGACATCGCAGGCCCGAAACTGCGCGTCGAAGGGGTGCGCGCGCCCGAGAAATACCGGCTGGTTCCCGGCGAACGTCTGCAACTGCTGTCGGGTTTCGACAATGGCCGCAAAGGCGACGTCGCGGTGACGCTGAACGCGCCTTCGGTGATCGATCAACTCGTCGTGGGCGACGAGGTCTGTATCGACGATGGCAAGGCGGGCGGACATGTCGTCGAGAAATCCGACGGCCGCGCCGATGTCGAAATTCTCTTCGCACGCGCCAAGGGCGTGCGCCTGAAGCCCGGCAAGGGCGTAAATCTGCCGACAACCGAACTCAACCTTTCGCCGCTGACGCGCAAGGATTTCGCCGATCTCGATATTGTCGCCCGCCATGCGGACCTCGTCGGCTTCTCATTCGTTCAACGGCCGGCGGACATCGAATTGCTGCAGGATCATCTCGCCGCCCGGCGCGGCGACGCGCCCCCGCAGACGCTGGTTCTCAAGATCGAGACGCCGCTCGCCGTGCGCAATCTGCCGCGACTGATGCTCCATTCCGCGCGGCAGCATCCGACGGCGGTGATGGTGGCGCGCGGCGACCTCGCCGTCGAACTGGGTTTCGCGCGGCTCTCGGAAGTTCAGGAAGAAATCCTCTGGCTGTGCGAGGCGGCGCACATTCCCGTGATCTGGGCCACGCAGGTGCTGGATCAATTCGTCAAGGAGGGAGTCGCGAGCCGCCCGGAAACGACGGACGCCGCCATGTCGCAGCGGGCGGATTGCGTGATGCTGAACAAGGGGCCGTTTCTTGTCGGGGGCGTCGCTTTCCTGCGCGACGTTCTTGCGCGCATGTCGCGCCATCAGGTGAAAAAATTCTCGCGCTATGCGGAACTCCGCGCATGGAGCCGGAATTAG
- the rpe gene encoding ribulose-phosphate 3-epimerase: MSDILIAPSILSADFAKLGEETRAMEAAGADWIHLDVMDGHFVPNITFGPAVVAALRPHTTLSLDVHLMISPIDPYIGAFADAGADIITVHAEGGPHLHRSLQAIRARGKKAGVSLNPATHESALQYVLDEIDLVLVMSVNPGFGGQSFIPSQLEKIRAIREMIGRRPIRLEVDGGVTPQTATAIVEAGADALVAGSAAFRGGPSAYAGNIAALRQAAANAGAVSI, encoded by the coding sequence ATGTCCGACATCCTCATCGCCCCTTCCATCCTTTCCGCCGACTTCGCGAAGCTCGGAGAAGAAACGCGCGCGATGGAGGCCGCGGGGGCGGACTGGATCCACCTCGACGTGATGGACGGACATTTCGTGCCCAACATCACCTTTGGGCCCGCCGTCGTCGCGGCGCTGCGTCCGCATACGACCCTGTCGCTCGACGTGCATCTGATGATCTCGCCGATCGACCCCTATATCGGCGCCTTCGCCGACGCCGGCGCCGACATCATCACGGTGCATGCCGAAGGGGGGCCGCATCTGCACCGATCGCTGCAGGCGATACGCGCGCGCGGGAAGAAGGCGGGAGTGTCGCTCAATCCGGCGACGCATGAAAGCGCGCTGCAATATGTGCTGGACGAGATCGACCTCGTGCTGGTGATGAGCGTCAACCCCGGCTTCGGCGGTCAGAGCTTCATTCCGTCCCAGCTCGAAAAAATCCGCGCCATTCGCGAGATGATCGGCCGGCGTCCGATCCGCCTCGAAGTCGACGGAGGCGTGACGCCGCAGACGGCGACTGCGATCGTCGAGGCCGGCGCCGACGCGCTCGTCGCGGGTTCCGCGGCGTTCCGTGGCGGCCCTTCGGCCTACGCCGGCAACATCGCCGCATTGCGTCAGGCGGCGGCGAACGCCGGAGCGGTGAGCATTTAG
- the fba gene encoding class II fructose-bisphosphate aldolase (catalyzes the reversible aldol condensation of dihydroxyacetonephosphate and glyceraldehyde 3-phosphate in the Calvin cycle, glycolysis, and/or gluconeogenesis), giving the protein MALITLRQLLDHAAEHDYGVPAFNINNMEQGLAVLEAASSVDAPVIIQASRGARSYANDIMLAKMIEALITMYPDIPIVMHQDHGNSESTCASAIRFGFSSVMMDGSLKADGKTPADYQYNVDVTRRVVDLAHWVGASVEGELGVLGSLETGEGEKEDGHGAEGKLSHDQLLTDPAQAEDFVARTKVDALAIAMGTSHGAYKFTRKPDGAILAMHVVEEIHRRLPNTHLVMHGSSSVPQELQDAFNAAGGEMPQTWGVPVSEIQHGIKFGVRKINIDTDCRIAMTAAIRATLGKNKGEFDPRKYLKPAQEAMVKVCRQRYEEFGTAGQASKIKPIPMAEMAKRYASGALDPQFASKKAAE; this is encoded by the coding sequence ATGGCTCTCATTACACTTCGGCAACTGCTCGACCACGCCGCCGAGCACGACTATGGCGTGCCCGCCTTCAACATCAACAACATGGAGCAGGGCCTCGCGGTTCTCGAGGCGGCCTCCTCCGTGGATGCGCCGGTCATCATCCAGGCCTCGCGCGGCGCGCGCAGCTACGCCAACGACATCATGCTCGCCAAGATGATCGAGGCGCTCATCACCATGTATCCCGACATTCCGATCGTGATGCATCAGGACCACGGCAACAGCGAATCGACCTGCGCCAGCGCGATCCGCTTCGGCTTTTCGTCGGTGATGATGGACGGCTCGCTCAAGGCCGATGGCAAGACGCCTGCGGATTATCAGTATAACGTCGACGTCACCCGCCGCGTCGTCGACCTCGCCCATTGGGTTGGCGCCTCGGTCGAGGGCGAACTCGGCGTGCTCGGCTCGCTGGAGACCGGCGAAGGCGAGAAGGAAGACGGGCACGGCGCCGAGGGCAAGCTCTCGCACGACCAGTTGCTGACCGATCCGGCGCAGGCCGAGGACTTCGTCGCCCGCACCAAGGTCGACGCGCTCGCCATCGCCATGGGCACCTCGCATGGCGCCTACAAGTTCACCCGCAAACCGGACGGCGCCATTCTCGCGATGCATGTCGTGGAGGAAATCCACCGTCGCCTGCCCAACACCCATCTCGTGATGCATGGCTCGTCCTCCGTGCCGCAGGAGTTGCAGGACGCCTTCAACGCGGCCGGCGGCGAGATGCCGCAGACCTGGGGCGTGCCGGTTTCGGAGATCCAGCACGGCATCAAATTCGGCGTGCGCAAGATCAACATCGACACCGACTGCCGCATCGCCATGACGGCGGCAATCCGCGCGACGCTGGGCAAGAACAAGGGCGAATTCGATCCGCGCAAATATCTGAAGCCCGCGCAGGAGGCGATGGTCAAGGTTTGCAGGCAGCGATACGAGGAATTCGGCACAGCCGGCCAGGCGTCGAAGATCAAGCCGATTCCCATGGCGGAAATGGCCAAGCGCTATGCGAGCGGGGCGCTCGACCCGCAATTCGCGAGCAAGAAGGCTGCGGAGTAA
- the tkt gene encoding transketolase, with amino-acid sequence MSEALDPPAATETRRCANAIRALAMDAVEKAKSGHPGMPMGMADVATVLFQRFMKFDASQPDWPDRDRFVLSAGHGSMLLYALHYLLGYPGMTKADLENFRQFGAPTAGHPEYGHAPGVETTTGPLGQGLATAVGMAIAERLAAARFGDELVDHHTYVIAGDGCLMEGLSHEAIDLAGHLKLSRLIVLWDDNSISIDGPTSLATSMDQLARFAAAGWSTARVDGHDPEAVARAIEAARADPRPSMIACRTLIGYGSPGKQGKESSHGAPLGAGEITAAREALEWPHVPFDVPEEVMSLWRAAGGRGASARKAWEARRAASAKGDAFESFLKGDAAVEVAAPLAAFRSSLATEKPKVATRKSSEMTLGVINDATQATIGGSADLTHSNFTITKGMGEVAPDDFSGRYIHYGVREFGMAAAMNGIALHGGFVPYGGTFLVFSDYARGAIRLSALMGLRVIYVLTHDSIGLGEDGPTHQPVEHLASLRAMPNLHVFRPADAIETAECWELALGARHTPSVLSLSRQNLPTLDRPVDENLSAKGAYVLREPAGGRDVTILATGSEVEIALAGADALAGQGVKAAVVSMPCWELFEAQPADYRARVLGAAPRVGVEAAVRLGWDRWLGERSMFIGMSGFGASAPAAELYKRFGITAEAVADAAITLLKA; translated from the coding sequence ATGTCCGAAGCACTCGATCCGCCCGCCGCAACAGAGACGCGCCGCTGCGCCAACGCCATTCGCGCGCTGGCCATGGACGCCGTGGAGAAGGCGAAATCCGGCCATCCCGGCATGCCGATGGGCATGGCGGACGTCGCGACCGTGCTGTTTCAGCGCTTCATGAAATTCGACGCCTCGCAGCCAGACTGGCCGGACCGCGACCGCTTCGTGCTCTCCGCCGGCCATGGCTCGATGCTGCTTTACGCCCTGCATTACCTCCTCGGCTATCCGGGGATGACGAAGGCCGATCTCGAAAACTTCCGCCAGTTCGGCGCGCCGACGGCAGGGCACCCGGAATATGGCCATGCGCCGGGCGTCGAGACGACGACCGGCCCGCTCGGCCAGGGACTCGCCACGGCGGTCGGCATGGCGATCGCCGAGCGGCTCGCAGCCGCGCGCTTCGGCGACGAACTCGTCGATCACCACACCTACGTCATCGCCGGCGACGGCTGTCTCATGGAAGGGCTGAGCCACGAGGCGATCGATCTCGCCGGACATCTGAAGCTCTCCAGGCTGATCGTCCTGTGGGACGACAATTCGATCTCCATCGACGGCCCAACGAGCCTCGCGACCTCCATGGATCAACTCGCGCGCTTCGCCGCCGCCGGCTGGTCCACGGCGCGAGTCGACGGCCACGATCCGGAAGCGGTGGCGCGGGCCATCGAGGCGGCCAGGGCTGATCCGCGCCCGTCCATGATCGCCTGCCGCACGCTCATCGGCTATGGCTCGCCCGGCAAGCAGGGCAAGGAGTCCAGCCACGGCGCGCCGCTCGGCGCGGGCGAGATCACCGCCGCGCGGGAAGCCCTCGAATGGCCGCATGTTCCCTTCGACGTGCCGGAGGAAGTGATGAGCCTCTGGCGGGCGGCCGGCGGCCGCGGCGCCTCTGCGCGCAAGGCCTGGGAGGCGCGGCGCGCCGCCTCCGCAAAGGGCGACGCCTTCGAAAGCTTCCTGAAGGGCGATGCAGCCGTCGAGGTCGCTGCGCCGCTCGCGGCCTTTCGTAGTTCGCTCGCCACGGAAAAGCCCAAGGTGGCCACCCGCAAGTCCTCCGAGATGACGCTCGGCGTCATCAATGACGCGACGCAGGCGACGATCGGCGGTTCGGCCGATCTGACCCACTCCAATTTCACCATCACCAAGGGGATGGGCGAGGTCGCGCCCGACGACTTCTCAGGCCGCTATATCCATTACGGCGTGCGCGAATTCGGCATGGCCGCGGCGATGAACGGCATTGCGCTGCATGGCGGCTTCGTCCCCTATGGCGGCACCTTCCTCGTCTTTTCGGACTATGCGCGCGGGGCGATCCGTCTGTCGGCGCTGATGGGCCTGCGGGTGATCTACGTTCTCACCCATGACTCCATCGGCCTCGGCGAGGATGGCCCGACGCATCAGCCGGTGGAGCATCTCGCGTCCCTGCGCGCCATGCCGAATCTCCATGTCTTCCGGCCCGCCGACGCCATCGAGACGGCGGAGTGCTGGGAGCTGGCGCTCGGCGCCCGTCACACGCCGTCGGTGCTGAGCCTGTCGCGCCAGAACCTGCCGACGCTCGATCGCCCGGTTGACGAGAATCTCTCGGCGAAGGGCGCCTATGTGCTGCGCGAGCCCGCGGGCGGCCGCGACGTGACGATTCTCGCCACGGGTTCGGAGGTCGAGATCGCGCTCGCCGGCGCCGACGCGCTGGCGGGGCAGGGCGTGAAGGCGGCTGTCGTCTCCATGCCCTGCTGGGAGCTTTTCGAGGCGCAGCCGGCGGACTATCGCGCCAGGGTGCTTGGAGCGGCCCCGCGCGTCGGCGTCGAGGCCGCCGTGCGGCTCGGCTGGGACCGCTGGCTCGGCGAGCGCAGCATGTTCATCGGCATGTCAGGCTTCGGGGCCAGCGCGCCGGCGGCCGAACTTTACAAACGTTTCGGCATCACCGCGGAGGCAGTCGCCGACGCGGCCATCACCCTACTTAAGGCTTGA